Proteins encoded by one window of Cyclobacteriaceae bacterium:
- a CDS encoding DUF4153 domain-containing protein: MKLPSLQKLFEGFIQVIKRFPLEMLVTLTGTISAMMLLEQDYNEDETQLLRIILCSNLGLVLLLSTTVFEEAHNLSKKSRAIVKLIGLLLLVGIYFLLNPIDEEVNGFRFGFLAVAFHLLVSFAPFIRRGSVEGFWEYNKLLFIRILTSGLYSGVLFAGLAIAIASTDALFNLDVDEKTYGHLFIFVAGIFNTAFFLAGVPDNWKELEETQLYPKGLKIFTQFVLIPLATIYLTILLAYEIKLIAEWSLPKGIVSSLVLGYAVYGILSILLVYPIRYDEGNRWISTFSKWFYLLLIPLIVVLALAVWQRVDQYGITESRYILIVLSLWLAGITIYFLTDRQQNIRVIPMSLCIVALLAVIGPQSASSLSARSQVNRLIDYFESRGAWVNNKLVPITTSEPTGEGAAMVRFLVDRYGKEPFREILSVNIDSLLVGADSLSRYSKKYERTEIIREYLGLNYDDEDYTQYEYFSAETIQEPFEIHGYNYLLTFKTYNSDRDVATVVNNTTITIKRDSFSIEFDLKPMLDTLVREKSENRNNFLVRPERLSVTSADGNSRLTLHNIYFRRENNQFIIQNCEGYLLMKTQ; this comes from the coding sequence ATGAAACTTCCGTCCCTGCAAAAACTGTTCGAAGGCTTTATTCAGGTGATCAAACGTTTCCCGTTGGAAATGCTGGTTACGCTAACCGGAACAATCAGCGCCATGATGCTGCTTGAACAGGATTACAATGAAGATGAAACACAACTCTTGCGCATCATCCTTTGCTCCAACCTTGGATTGGTGTTGCTGCTCTCCACAACCGTTTTTGAAGAAGCCCATAACTTATCTAAAAAAAGCAGAGCTATTGTAAAGCTTATTGGTCTGCTGCTGCTGGTTGGTATTTACTTTTTACTAAACCCGATTGATGAAGAGGTGAACGGATTCCGGTTTGGCTTTCTTGCAGTGGCCTTTCACCTGCTTGTATCGTTCGCACCGTTTATCCGCAGGGGATCTGTGGAGGGGTTTTGGGAGTACAACAAATTACTTTTCATCCGGATTTTAACTTCAGGTTTATACAGCGGAGTTTTGTTTGCTGGCCTGGCCATTGCCATTGCCAGTACGGATGCGCTTTTTAACCTGGATGTAGACGAGAAAACATACGGACATCTGTTCATTTTTGTAGCCGGTATTTTCAACACCGCATTCTTCCTGGCTGGCGTACCTGATAATTGGAAGGAACTCGAAGAAACCCAACTCTATCCAAAGGGATTAAAGATTTTCACCCAGTTTGTCCTTATTCCATTAGCTACCATTTACCTCACTATTTTACTGGCATACGAAATCAAACTGATTGCTGAGTGGTCGTTACCTAAAGGCATTGTGTCGTCATTGGTGTTAGGATATGCGGTTTATGGCATTTTATCCATTCTGTTGGTTTACCCGATACGGTACGATGAGGGCAACCGCTGGATCAGTACGTTTTCAAAATGGTTTTACCTGTTGCTGATTCCGTTAATCGTTGTGCTTGCGTTAGCCGTGTGGCAACGAGTTGATCAATATGGCATTACGGAAAGTCGCTACATTTTAATTGTACTTAGCTTATGGTTGGCGGGCATCACCATTTATTTTCTCACCGATCGTCAGCAAAACATCCGGGTAATTCCGATGAGCTTATGCATTGTGGCCTTGTTAGCTGTAATCGGTCCGCAAAGTGCGTCATCGCTTTCTGCGCGTTCGCAGGTGAATCGCCTGATTGATTATTTTGAAAGTCGTGGAGCGTGGGTAAACAATAAACTTGTTCCCATTACTACCAGTGAACCAACCGGTGAGGGAGCCGCTATGGTTCGCTTTTTGGTTGATCGGTATGGCAAAGAACCATTCAGAGAAATTTTGTCGGTTAACATCGACTCCCTTTTGGTTGGTGCCGATTCATTGTCGCGATACAGCAAAAAATATGAGCGTACGGAAATAATCAGGGAGTATCTTGGTCTTAATTACGATGACGAAGACTACACGCAATATGAATACTTCTCTGCGGAGACCATTCAGGAACCGTTTGAAATACACGGGTACAATTATTTATTAACATTCAAAACATACAACTCCGATCGTGATGTGGCCACTGTAGTGAATAACACGACCATTACCATAAAACGCGATTCATTTTCGATTGAGTTTGATTTAAAGCCAATGCTGGATACGCTTGTCCGGGAAAAATCTGAAAACAGAAATAATTTTTTGGTACGGCCAGAAAGGCTATCGGTAACAAGCGCGGATGGAAACTCTCGTTTGACTCTCCATAACATCTACTTCCGCAGAGAGAACAATCAGTTCATTATCCAAAATTGTGAAGGCTATTTGCTTATGAAGACTCAATGA
- a CDS encoding thioredoxin family protein, translating to MMKSLLAAVACVLFVAASPLKNGYEVGDTVADFKLKNVNGKMVSLSDYASAKGVIVIFDCNTCPYSKAYNERILELNKNYASKGFPVVAIQPNDPAISPGDSFEKMAEQAERKKYDFPYLFDETQSVAKAFGATNTPHVFLLKNNGGKFSVAYIGAIDDAPRDAAGVSKKYVEEAIDAILGSKEVPSTKTKAIGCTIKWKNA from the coding sequence ATGATGAAAAGTTTGTTGGCAGCCGTTGCATGCGTGTTGTTTGTAGCGGCAAGTCCGTTGAAGAACGGCTATGAAGTGGGCGATACCGTTGCCGATTTCAAATTGAAAAATGTAAACGGTAAAATGGTTTCCCTATCCGATTATGCATCGGCCAAAGGTGTGATTGTAATTTTTGATTGCAATACGTGTCCGTATTCAAAAGCTTACAATGAGCGTATCCTTGAACTAAACAAGAACTACGCGTCCAAAGGATTTCCCGTGGTAGCCATTCAACCAAACGACCCTGCTATCTCACCAGGTGATTCATTTGAGAAAATGGCTGAACAGGCTGAGCGCAAAAAATATGATTTCCCATATTTGTTTGACGAAACTCAAAGTGTTGCAAAAGCATTTGGTGCCACCAATACACCACACGTTTTCTTGTTAAAAAATAATGGAGGAAAGTTTTCTGTTGCCTACATCGGTGCGATTGACGATGCTCCCCGTGATGCTGCAGGTGTAAGCAAGAAGTATGTGGAGGAAGCAATCGATGCGATCCTTGGATCAAAAGAAGTTCCTTCAACCAAAACCAAAGCCATTGGTTGTACTATTAAGTGGAAAAACGCATAA
- a CDS encoding TlpA disulfide reductase family protein, translated as MRKLLLILGLVLPIGLYAQQQAEIVKLKQLQDHINRETDNIKIINFWATWCAPCIKEMPLFEKIGAERKDVEVTLVSLDLDLNPKPETVYRFVDRKKLQSKVIILDEKDPNVWINQIEKGWSGAIPATIIINGKTGQRKFVEKELHEGDLEKLIAEIL; from the coding sequence ATGAGAAAGCTACTATTGATACTCGGTCTTGTTCTACCTATTGGCTTGTATGCCCAACAGCAGGCAGAAATAGTGAAGCTGAAGCAATTACAAGATCACATTAACCGTGAAACGGATAATATCAAGATCATTAACTTCTGGGCTACCTGGTGTGCTCCATGCATTAAAGAAATGCCTTTGTTCGAAAAGATCGGGGCTGAGCGGAAGGATGTGGAAGTTACCCTGGTAAGTCTCGACCTGGACCTGAATCCCAAGCCTGAAACAGTTTATCGTTTTGTTGACCGGAAAAAACTACAATCCAAGGTGATTATTCTGGATGAAAAAGACCCCAACGTATGGATCAACCAGATAGAAAAGGGCTGGTCGGGGGCCATACCGGCTACCATAATCATTAACGGAAAAACCGGTCAAAGAAAATTTGTTGAAAAGGAGCTTCACGAAGGCGACCTTGAGAAACTTATTGCTGAAATTTTGTAA
- a CDS encoding nitronate monooxygenase, translated as MKNSTNRVCQLFNIEVPVIQAGMIWCSGWRLASAVSNAGGLGLIGSGSMYPEVLQEHIRKCKAATNKPFGVNVPLLYPQIDKLMNIIVEEGVKIVFTSAGNPATWTGYLKEKGITVVHVVSSVKFAKKAEQAGVDAVVAEGFEAGGHNGREETTTFVLIPLVREAVSIPLIAAGGIATGRGMLAAEVLGADGVQIGSRFAASAESSAHEKFKQVIVDAGEGDTLLTMKQLTPVRLVRNKFFQQVVEAEQRGASVEEMKQLLGRARAKKGMFEGDLDEGELEIGQVAAAIREVKPAAEILTEIWNEYQTLKRELCQR; from the coding sequence ATGAAAAATTCAACAAACAGGGTTTGCCAACTTTTCAACATTGAGGTTCCGGTTATACAAGCGGGTATGATCTGGTGCAGTGGCTGGCGGCTGGCTTCAGCAGTCAGCAATGCCGGAGGATTGGGGCTTATCGGCTCAGGATCTATGTACCCGGAGGTTCTTCAGGAGCATATTCGTAAATGCAAGGCCGCGACCAATAAACCATTTGGAGTAAATGTGCCCTTGCTCTATCCACAGATCGATAAGCTGATGAACATAATTGTGGAGGAAGGAGTGAAGATTGTGTTTACTTCAGCTGGTAACCCCGCAACATGGACCGGCTATCTGAAAGAAAAGGGGATAACTGTAGTGCATGTGGTTTCCAGCGTAAAGTTTGCCAAAAAAGCAGAGCAGGCCGGTGTTGATGCGGTAGTTGCCGAAGGCTTTGAAGCAGGTGGACACAACGGAAGGGAAGAAACCACAACATTTGTGTTGATTCCACTTGTGCGCGAAGCCGTTTCTATTCCGTTGATTGCAGCCGGGGGTATTGCAACCGGCCGCGGCATGCTGGCAGCCGAAGTACTTGGCGCGGATGGCGTTCAAATCGGTAGCCGGTTTGCTGCCAGTGCCGAATCTTCTGCTCATGAAAAATTCAAGCAGGTGATAGTGGATGCCGGTGAAGGCGATACGTTACTCACCATGAAGCAACTTACTCCGGTACGTCTGGTGCGCAATAAATTTTTTCAACAGGTAGTGGAGGCAGAGCAACGTGGGGCAAGTGTGGAAGAAATGAAACAATTACTGGGCAGGGCTCGTGCAAAGAAAGGCATGTTTGAAGGCGACCTGGATGAGGGCGAATTGGAGATCGGTCAGGTGGCAGCTGCCATTCGTGAAGTAAAACCCGCAGCTGAAATTCTTACTGAAATCTGGAATGAGTATCAGACATTGAAAAGAGAACTTTGTCAGCGTTAG
- a CDS encoding VOC family protein encodes MNFLKIKETCLYVTDLAQAKTFYADVLELPMISYLEGKHLFFKAGSSVLLLFNPEDSRYKVSPPAHYGGGKQHFAFEVEDKDYEKAKAWIKSKGIEITEEVTWQSGKKSFYFEDPAGNVLEIVPQTGIWPD; translated from the coding sequence ATGAATTTTCTTAAAATTAAAGAGACTTGCTTGTATGTAACCGATCTGGCGCAAGCCAAAACATTTTATGCCGATGTGCTGGAACTACCAATGATCAGTTACCTGGAAGGAAAACATCTGTTTTTTAAAGCGGGATCATCCGTGCTGCTCCTGTTTAATCCGGAAGATTCAAGGTATAAGGTGAGTCCGCCTGCGCATTATGGCGGGGGCAAACAGCATTTTGCATTTGAGGTGGAAGACAAAGACTATGAAAAGGCCAAGGCTTGGATAAAAAGCAAAGGAATAGAAATTACAGAAGAAGTTACCTGGCAGAGCGGGAAGAAGTCGTTTTACTTTGAAGACCCTGCGGGCAATGTATTGGAGATTGTTCCACAAACCGGAATCTGGCCCGATTGA